In a single window of the Labeo rohita strain BAU-BD-2019 chromosome 23, IGBB_LRoh.1.0, whole genome shotgun sequence genome:
- the LOC127155081 gene encoding PGC-1 and ERR-induced regulator in muscle protein 1 isoform X2 gives MDDFEYSVHISDQDWDCFFQECEDCNLLSPGLASREDSGMSDIDEMGCLFRSRNPAMGTASTDPDPDLQIDGPPDCEGSPVGNYLSKYGIRSPEQVLSGSEEDLHLQTVNLFFEQLKSVTENQQPLEQSHVVIRGNEKMGHLEGLIDKQDILSVDTGPSGRNKPSLRGEITKKGVANTWSDKASVKALGITSANAQEHASKSDTELVIGRKPLTTPLITVRMKQEQQGRYNGLSKNLELTPETKPPDKEKMVVVIKKDMTDTYPARQNIAQLDAISSSDSRDSPFGQIPVSPSRRKRRKKKRMSVEPLEQGHEAQIHIRQSESEEERFIQRKEISNFPANVWKTEHLSLQRIKTPSIVHNTDHLQLRNTFDLEADFKFSKSLPVSFISDLGATLPKPEVGHISFNTISKSMHDTSLVNNGQLKAKICELSLLPQTDKVLNIKENEIDITESLQCDPAVHLRESRTDIKETLSAPLSDNSDAGCQRKSLLSPSVSSAVDLTEPPSFTVSFKLTEDKDLSCLGNETDCSPIKNERTVPSSCNIVEISATKESSLSLTDNIDRAESCSDGNSAEIFICSLEDSQKQEACVHENISESQITKESSLYLTDNTDRAESCSDGNSQEPFTCSQEVSQKPKACIHEKISESQITKECSLSLLDKIDRAESCSDGNSPKTSTCSLEVSQKPKACIHEKISESQITKESSLFLLDKIDRAESCWNGKDPETLTCSREASRKPKACIPENISESQSHLTSQVIEINTNIPVNETDAMTESHMSDNIDHGTDEDHIQSRNETSEVLIVNATPLKTGNSDESDDMRDISDNEVVVSASEQLFCGKPFRSSEDTYGPTEEMLSEGPTQDVSELPQNMVDEIEDSSSAECKSEGNDLESVSLDASNQLPCPVFAISSFWNEMEKLTINDILRLRLISNAQHPSILTQPEDGSIVDTTDAADSGYFTQPDDSKPDRLSGDMSYISDLDEDLAQLQTPFPSKQEDELSEWASRVPSSCDVMWENDSDPVVVGDEVVHISSETALPEHLYTANAQQCFRRMCKNMSVQNLQALDTQPIRQILRNASMHSIHSEVDDDLMDPFYHLNTSGSKIFSDDEEEMESSGVTVSEIIQFFFGEDEPERCPSRGDNIAASYLDGTGTSLPETYDHFFSEFDAIVEESGGDKMVPIFSCSRSTNRNLQFPEAYDYFFPDSPGSSDEDDENDNAAVKVVTRYDYKSPNHDAVDMYEHFFSEDESDFLWTSPVSLRKVRRTGFTVPEEKTCSGELVPVKTFPKGIIQPKNAMSPDGSPFPDSLLFNMENRIFQQLAEQQKKCMEMQTAVADPRLDAPFLPLKQADMCLVCIAFASWVLKSTGSGGDTWKAALLANVSALSAIRYLRRHKREEVSGKIPLRQIEPA, from the exons ATGGACGACTTTGAATACAGTGTGCACATCTCCGACCAAGACTGGGACTGTTTTTTTCAGGAGTGTGAGGACTGTAACCTGCTCTCTCCTGGGCTCGCAAGCCGAGAGGACTCGGGTATGAGTGACATTGATGAGATGGGCTGCCTCTTTCGAAGCAGGAACCCGGCCATGGGCACAGCATCCACAGACCCTGATCCAGACCTTCAGATTGATGGCCCGCCAGACTGTGAGGGTTCACCAGTCGGTAATTACCTCAGCAAGTACGGAATACGTAGTCCAGAGCAGGTTCTCTCTGGCAGTGAGGAAGACTTGCACCTTCAGACTGTCAATCTATTTTTTGAGCAGTTAAAAAGTGTCACAGAAAACCAGCAGCCTTTGGAACAAAGCCATGTTGTCATTCGTGGAAACGAGAAGATGGGCCATCTGGAGGGTTTGATTGATAAGCAGGATATTCTGTCTGTGGACACAGGTCCATCTGGCCGAAATAAGCCCAGTCTTAGAGGAGAAATCACTAAAAAGGGTGTGGCTAATACCTGGAGCGATAAAGCCTCAGTAAAAGCTTTAGGGATCACATCCGCTAATGCGCAAGAACATGCATCAAAGTCTGACACAGAGCTAGTCATTGGAAGGAAGCCATTGACTACACCCCTAATTACAGTGAGAATGAAGCAAGAGCAACAAGGAAGATATAACGGTCTCAGCAAAAATCTAGAGCTAACACCTGAAACAAAGCCACCTGACAAAGAGAAAATGGTAGTGGTTATTAAAAAAGACATGACTGATACATATCCAGCAAGACAAAACATTGCTCAGCTGGATGCCATAAGTAGTTCTGACTCGAGAGATTCACCATTTGGTCAGATACCAGTGTCACCTTCCAGAAgaaagaggaggaagaagaagagaaTGAGTGTTGAACCATTAGAGCAAGGACATGAGGCTCAGATCCACATTCGTCAAAGTGAATCAGAGGAAGAGAGATTTATTCAGCGGAAAGAGATAAGCAACTTCCCTGCAAATGTCTGGAAGACAGAGCACCTGTCACTTCAAAGAATCAAAACACCTTCTATCGTGCATAATACAGATCATTTACAGCTTAGAAATACATTTGACTTGGAGgctgattttaagttttcaaaaaGCTTGCCAGTATCTTTTATCAGTGATTTAGGCGCCACACTTCCCAAGCCAGAAGTTGGACACATAAGCTTTAATACTATTTCCAAAAGCATGCATGATACGTCCCTTGTAAACAATGGACAATTGAAAGCAAAGATTTGTGAGCTCTCATTATTACCCCAGACCGATAAAGTTctgaatataaaagaaaatgaaatagaTATAACCGAATCCCTTCAATGTGATCCTGCTGTACACTTACGAGAGAGCAGGACCGATATTAAAGAGACCTTATCAGCACCTCTAAGTGATAATTCTGATGCAGGATGTCAGAGGAAATCCTTATTATCTCCTAGCGTTTCCAGTGCTGTTGATTTAACGGAGCCTCCTTCCTTTACAGTCTCTTTTAAATTGACTGAGGACAAAGATTTATCCTGTTTAGGAAATGAGACTGACTGTTCTCCAATAAAAAATGAACGGACAGTTCCAAGCAGTTGTAATATAGTAGAGATTTCAGCCACCAAAGAAAGCAGCTTGTCTTTAACTGACAATATTGATAGAGCAGAATCTTGTTCAGATGGAAACAGTGCAGAAATCTTTATTTGTTCATTGGAGGATTCTCAAAAACAGGAGGCATGTGTTCACGAGAACATTTCAGAATCTCAAATCACCAAAGAAAGCAGCTTGTATTTAACTGACAACACTGATAGAGCAGAATCTTGTTCAGATGGAAACAGTCAAGAGCCCTTTACTTGTTCACAGGAGGTTTCTCAGAAACCGAAAGCATGTATTCATGAGAAAATTTCAGAATCTCAAATCACCAAAGAATGCAGCTTGTCTTTACTTGACAAAATTGATAGAGCAGAATCTTGTTCAGATGGAAACAGTCCAAAAACCTCTACTTGTTCATTGGAG GTTTCTCAAAAACCGAAAGCATGTATTCATGAGAAAATTTCTGAATCTCAAATCACCAAAGAAAGCAGCTTGTTTTTACTTGACAAAATTGATAGAGCAGAATCTTGTTGGAATGGAAAAGATCCAGAAACCTTAACTTGTTCACGGGAAGCTTCTCGAAAACCGAAAGCATGTATTCCTGAGAACATTTCAGAATCTCAAAGCCATTTGACCTCTCAAGTCATTGAAATAAACACGAATATACCTGTAAATGAGACAGATGCAATGACTGAGAGTCATATGTCTGATAATATTGATCATGGAACAGATGAAGATCATATCCAAAGCAGAAATGAGACTAGTGAGGTGTTAATTGTGAATGCCACACCCTTAAAGACAGGGAATTCGGATGAATCAGACGATATGAGAGACATTAGTGATAACGAAGTTGTTGTTTCAGCTAGTGAACAGCTATTCTGTGGCAAGCCCTTCAGATCTAGTGAAGACACATATGGCCCTACAGAAGAAATGCTCAGTGAAGGTCCTACTCAAGATGTTTCAGAGTTGCCTCAAAATATGGTTGATGAAATTGAGGACTCTTCTTCCGCTGAGTGTAAAAGTGAAGGCAACGATCTAGAGAGTGTTTCTCTTGATGCTTCAAATCAACTTCCATGTCCTGTGTTTGCTATCTCCTCCTTTTGGAATGAAATGGAGAAGCTAACCATCAATGACATACTTCGTCTACGGTTGATCAGTAATGCCCAGCACCCCAGCATTTTGACCCAGCCTGAGGATGGTAGCATAGTAGACACTACAGATGCAGCAGACTCGGGCTACTTTACACAACCTGACGACTCCAAGCCGGACCGCTTAAGTGGAGACATGTCTTACATATCTGATCTGGATGAAGACCTCGCACAGCTTCAAACCCCATTTCCTTCCAAACAAGAGGACGAGTTGAGTGAGTGGGCGAGTCGAGTTCCTAGCTCTTGTGATGTGATGTGGGAGAATGATTCAGATCCAGTTGTTGTAGGTGATGAAGTGGTGCATATAAGTTCTGAAACCGCTCTTCCTGAACATCTCTACACGGCTAATGCTCAGCAGTGCTTCAGGAGAATGTGCAAGAATATGTCTGTGCAGAACCTGCAAGCTCTAGATACTCAACCAATCAGACAAATCTTGAGAAATGCTTCAATGCATTCAATCCATTCAGAGGTAGATGATGACTTAATGGATCCTTTCTACCATCTGAACACTTCAGGCTCAAAGATCTTTTCTGATGATGAAGAAGAGATGGAGAGCAGTGGTGTAACAGTTTCTGAAATaatccagtttttctttggggaGGATGAACCTGAAAGATGTCCATCTCGTGGAGATAACATAGCTGCCTCATACCTTGATGGAACGGGCACCTCTTTGCCTGAAACGTATGACCATTTCTTCTCCGAGTTTGATGCAATTGTGGAAGAGTCAGGTGGTGATAAAATGGTACCCATATTTTCCTGCTCCCGCTCGACTAACAGAAACCTTCAGTTCCCAGAGGCATATGACTATTTCTTCCCTGACTCCCCTGGGAGTTCAGATGAAGATGATGAGAATGACAACGCAGCAGTCAAGGTAGTGACACGGTATGATTATAAGTCTCCCAACCATGATGCTGTTGACATGTACGAGCACTTCTTTTCTGAAGATGAGAGCGACTTCCTCTGGACGAGCCCGGTTTCGCTTAGAAAAGTTAGACGTACGGGTTTTACAGTACCTGAAGAGAAGACATGTTCTGGGGAACTTGTCCCTGTGAAGACATTTCCCAAAGGAATCATTCAACCTAAAAATGCTATGAGCCCTGATGGGAGCCCCTTCCCAGATTCCTTGCTCTTCAATATGGAGAACCGCATCTTCCAGCAGCTGGCTGAACAACAGAAGAAGTGTATGGAGATGCAAACAGCTGTCGCTGATCCAA